GCATCTTGTTTTGGAGTTTTGGTTTACAACAAAGCAGATGCTTTTCTCTTTTGTCTTCAGCCTATTAAGCAGGTTTTTACAAACATGTTATTGTTAATTTCATCGTAAAATTTTACCGGAGTATTGATATTATAAGTATTTGAATAAATAATCAAACTAAAAAGATCATATCATAAAGGACTATATGCCTTTACAAAGCATACAATTTATCCAATAGATAATGATCTTGGGTTGGGTTCAGTTATTTTAAACAATCCAAAGAATCCTTGTAAGATACTTTGGGGATTAATTGCTGAACAAAGATAATGTTTGAAAGATGACTTGCAACATCTACAGGTTAATATAGAATTGGTCTAAATATGATTGGTGTGTACTCCAATACTATTTTTGCTCATCGTTTTTTAAATATTACCTATCCGCTTTTCTTGTGGTTATTAAAGCCATGTAATCACTTGAAAGGCATTCAATATATTCAATTTCCTTCTGAGCATAGAGATACGAAATCTCATAAAAGATAATTGCTCTCTCTTAAATACTATAAAACCTTACGTATAATATTTCGCTTTCTTTATAGAAGCATAAGAAGCTCTGGTGGTTATCCCTCAGGGTTTATACCTGAAAGATATTAAAAAAAGACATAAAGTAGTTTATACCACGAAGTTTCTTATTAAGGTGAGTTTTAGAAACAAATCTAAATGGACAGTTAAATTAATAAATATAAAGACCTCTTTAATAAATTAAAATATGCCACGCGGATTTTGTTATTCAAATAAAATAAGTACCTTTGCAGCCCGAAATTTATAAGGATTAAAGTCATGAAAAAAAATATTCATCCTAAAGATTACCGTTTCGTCGTTTTTAAAGATATGTCTAATGGTTATACATTTATGACCAAATCCACAGCTAAATCTAAAGAAACGATTCCATGGGAAGATGGTAAAGAATACCCACTGATTAAATTGGAAATATCCAATACATCCCATCCTTATTTCACAGGTAAGATGAAACTGGTTGACACAGCCGGAAGGGTTGATAA
This DNA window, taken from Bacteroidales bacterium, encodes the following:
- a CDS encoding type B 50S ribosomal protein L31; translation: MKKNIHPKDYRFVVFKDMSNGYTFMTKSTAKSKETIPWEDGKEYPLIKLEISNTSHPYFTGKMKLVDTAGRVDKFKSRYKQHFDKKENPTE